One segment of Nostoc piscinale CENA21 DNA contains the following:
- a CDS encoding PEP-CTERM sorting domain-containing protein: protein MPNAVPEPSATLGALAAVSIGLLFKLKKKQV from the coding sequence ATACCAAATGCTGTCCCTGAGCCTAGTGCCACTCTTGGGGCTTTAGCTGCTGTGAGTATAGGGTTGCTATTCAAGCTGAAAAAGAAACAAGTTTAA
- a CDS encoding IS1 family transposase: MRNFCRVKKNKIWVWSVVNHKTSGILGWVLGDRSSETFQQLWQRIKAWNSYFYVTDGYPVYPCFINQEDHLVCKTYMTRVEGENSRLRHYLARLHRKTFCYSKSVEMLELSIRLLVYYLQHRCIPMREQSPREDIAIA, translated from the coding sequence ATTAGAAACTTTTGTCGGGTCAAAAAAAACAAAATTTGGGTATGGAGTGTAGTCAACCACAAGACTTCGGGGATTTTAGGATGGGTTTTAGGAGATAGAAGTTCAGAAACTTTTCAACAGTTGTGGCAGAGGATTAAAGCGTGGAACTCATATTTTTATGTAACGGATGGCTATCCGGTTTATCCATGTTTTATTAATCAAGAAGACCATCTTGTGTGTAAAACTTATATGACACGAGTAGAAGGTGAAAATAGCAGATTAAGACATTATTTAGCCCGATTACATAGAAAGACTTTTTGTTATTCTAAGTCAGTAGAAATGCTGGAACTCTCTATTAGATTGTTAGTTTATTATCTCCAGCATCGTTGTATTCCAATGCGGGAGCAAAGCCCCCGCGAGGATATAGCGATCGCATAA
- a CDS encoding filamentous hemagglutinin N-terminal domain-containing protein, which translates to MHISSFRIWASTGGFLLCLLTTQPTTAQIIPDTSLPQNSIVPPNCLDCEITGGTRVGNNLFHSFEQFSVPTGGVAYFNNAVTVENIISRVTGNSISNIDGLIRTNPAANLFLLNSNGIIFGPNASLDVGGSFIATTASKLAFADGTVFNTTTNGTTPLLTISRPIGLIFNQTPGRIVNQAASLDLDDNPIGLQIPAGRTLALVGGEVTLEGGFLTTPGGRIELGSVSGNSVVSLTPIEKGWMLDYAGVQNFQDITLNQAAFIGSSDLMGADIKIQGRLVSITEGSQVSSLAGTGGQAGNLQVNASEQVELVGNPADFFITSLANEVEGEATGEGRSLEIATKRLIIQGGAQVSTTTYGTGRGINLNVRATESVEITGNSPIFNVPSGLFAVADLDATQKGGTLTIETGSLILKDGAQVSTSTFGAGDAGDLRVTASDLVTVEGRTPDNLQASGLFAQVEQGATGDGGNLIIETQKLNVLGGAQISTSARSGGSGGNLTIDAGDFVLLSGFASTADDLSRSNILVSAERGATENGGNLNITTGRLTVEKGARISADNFGTGQGGTATLNVRQLVVQDGGAIRAGSFGEGPGGTLTVNAKDFVQVTGTEMIGSTVVPSTLFTQAEASGKAGNLNITTPRLYVGDGGRVTVNGVGSGAAGNLTITTNDLRLNRGNLTAETNAKEGANITLQGLKLLFLQNQSLISAQAFNNANGGNINIDASNGFVVAVPKQNNDIIATAFIGRGGNINITANNIFGFEVGRSKPGETANNIDASSEFGFAGNVTINTPDIDPSRGLVNLPTSVIDASQAIASGCAANPKEGSELVVTGRGGLPPSPNAELSSDVVWSDTRLTKISSVTNQRAAIAISNVQPNTNNVLANLPANGWVFNNKGEVTLLANAPSNTPQYIGLISNSCSKS; encoded by the coding sequence ATGCACATATCTTCATTCAGAATCTGGGCTTCTACCGGAGGTTTTCTGTTATGTCTGTTAACAACTCAACCAACTACAGCACAGATTATTCCAGATACCTCTTTACCTCAAAACTCTATCGTTCCGCCTAATTGTCTCGATTGTGAAATTACAGGTGGTACTAGAGTAGGTAACAATCTTTTCCATAGCTTTGAGCAATTTTCTGTACCTACAGGTGGCGTTGCTTATTTCAATAACGCTGTGACTGTCGAGAACATCATTAGTCGTGTCACAGGTAACTCTATTTCTAACATTGATGGGTTAATTCGCACTAATCCAGCAGCTAACTTGTTTTTGCTTAACTCTAATGGAATTATTTTTGGCCCCAACGCTTCACTTGATGTTGGTGGCTCTTTTATTGCAACTACCGCTAGTAAATTGGCCTTTGCTGATGGCACTGTATTTAACACCACAACAAACGGAACTACACCTCTGCTAACTATCAGCCGACCAATAGGTCTAATATTTAATCAAACGCCCGGTAGAATTGTCAATCAAGCTGCTTCACTAGACTTAGATGACAACCCAATTGGGCTTCAGATACCAGCAGGAAGAACTTTAGCACTTGTGGGTGGTGAGGTAACCCTAGAAGGAGGCTTCTTAACCACACCGGGAGGGAGAATTGAGTTGGGTAGTGTTTCTGGTAATAGTGTAGTTAGTCTGACTCCCATAGAGAAAGGCTGGATGTTAGATTACGCAGGTGTGCAGAACTTTCAAGACATTACTTTAAATCAAGCAGCTTTTATTGGTTCTAGTGATTTAATGGGTGCTGACATCAAAATTCAGGGAAGGCTAGTTTCCATTACTGAAGGTAGTCAAGTTAGCTCCTTGGCTGGAACTGGTGGTCAAGCAGGGAATTTACAAGTAAATGCTTCCGAGCAAGTAGAACTAGTGGGGAATCCAGCAGACTTTTTTATCACTAGTCTAGCTAATGAAGTTGAGGGTGAAGCTACAGGCGAAGGTCGAAGTTTAGAAATTGCTACTAAACGCTTGATTATTCAAGGAGGAGCGCAAGTTTCAACAACTACGTATGGTACAGGTCGAGGAATAAATTTAAATGTAAGAGCCACAGAATCAGTAGAAATAACAGGTAACTCGCCAATTTTTAATGTTCCTAGCGGTCTTTTTGCTGTAGCTGATTTAGACGCTACTCAGAAAGGAGGTACATTAACAATTGAAACTGGAAGTTTGATTCTTAAGGATGGAGCGCAAGTTTCAACTTCAACTTTTGGTGCAGGTGATGCGGGAGATTTAAGAGTAACAGCATCTGACTTAGTGACAGTTGAAGGTAGGACTCCTGATAATTTGCAAGCTAGTGGCTTATTTGCTCAAGTTGAACAAGGAGCCACAGGTGATGGTGGAAATTTGATAATTGAGACGCAGAAGTTAAATGTTTTAGGAGGAGCGCAGATATCCACTTCGGCTCGCAGTGGTGGTAGCGGTGGAAATTTAACTATTGATGCTGGCGATTTTGTCCTTTTGAGTGGGTTTGCATCGACAGCAGACGATTTGAGTAGAAGCAACATTCTGGTTTCCGCAGAACGGGGAGCCACTGAGAATGGCGGCAATTTAAATATTACTACTGGGCGGCTCACTGTCGAGAAGGGAGCAAGAATTTCAGCAGATAACTTTGGGACTGGTCAAGGGGGAACTGCAACTTTAAATGTTAGACAGTTAGTAGTTCAAGATGGCGGCGCAATTAGAGCAGGTTCTTTTGGTGAAGGCCCTGGTGGAACTTTAACTGTAAATGCTAAAGATTTTGTTCAGGTTACTGGTACAGAAATGATCGGTTCTACTGTTGTACCTAGTACCTTGTTTACTCAAGCAGAAGCATCAGGAAAGGCAGGTAACTTAAACATTACAACTCCTAGACTCTATGTTGGAGATGGAGGACGCGTGACAGTTAATGGTGTAGGTTCTGGTGCTGCTGGTAACTTAACTATTACAACTAATGACCTGCGCCTGAATAGAGGTAATTTAACTGCTGAAACTAACGCCAAAGAGGGGGCTAATATCACTTTGCAGGGCTTAAAACTTTTGTTTTTACAAAATCAAAGCCTGATTTCTGCTCAAGCTTTCAACAATGCTAATGGTGGAAATATCAATATCGATGCCTCTAATGGTTTTGTAGTTGCAGTTCCCAAACAAAATAATGACATTATTGCTACTGCCTTTATAGGTCGAGGTGGCAATATTAACATTACAGCCAATAATATCTTTGGGTTTGAAGTAGGTAGATCCAAACCAGGCGAAACAGCAAATAATATTGATGCTAGTTCAGAATTTGGTTTTGCTGGAAATGTAACTATTAATACGCCAGATATAGACCCCAGCCGTGGGTTAGTTAATTTACCTACAAGTGTGATAGATGCTTCACAGGCGATCGCTTCTGGTTGTGCTGCTAATCCTAAGGAGGGTAGCGAGCTTGTTGTTACAGGGCGTGGTGGTTTACCTCCTAGCCCTAATGCAGAACTCAGTAGCGATGTAGTATGGTCAGATACTCGGCTAACTAAAATTAGCAGCGTGACGAATCAAAGAGCAGCGATCGCTATTTCTAATGTTCAGCCCAACACTAACAATGTATTAGCCAATTTACCTGCTAATGGTTGGGTGTTTAATAACAAAGGTGAGGTAACACTATTGGCAAATGCTCCTAGTAATACACCTCAGTATATAGGATTGATTTCTAATAGCTGTTCAAAATCCTGA
- a CDS encoding anthranilate phosphoribosyltransferase family protein — protein MSNIFRELLKKVGSGNHTGENLTRAEAAIATKMILLGEATPAQIGAFLIAHRIKRPTGEELAGMLDAYDELGPKLQPINATSPVMVLGIPYDGRTRTAPISPVTALILAAAGQPVVMHGGDRFPTKYGLPLIEVWQGLGVDWTALSLPQTQAVFEQTKIGFIYTRHHFPLTKSIWEYRDQLGKRPPFATMELIWCPYAGDAHLIAGFVHPPTEGMFQAALELRKEKNYTLIKGLEGSCDLPRDRTAIIALSASPDLERLFLSPHDYGFTTKNVPLGTTEELITQIQDVLLGKPGELTQTALWNGGFYLWRSGICSDMRSGIAKTEELLTNGTVAAKLQELSQIVKSASENTLQHI, from the coding sequence ATGAGCAATATCTTCAGGGAACTACTAAAAAAGGTAGGCAGTGGTAATCACACAGGCGAAAATTTAACTCGTGCGGAAGCTGCGATCGCTACTAAAATGATTTTGCTGGGAGAAGCAACACCAGCCCAAATCGGCGCATTCTTAATTGCCCACCGCATCAAACGACCAACGGGCGAAGAGTTGGCAGGAATGTTAGATGCTTATGATGAACTAGGGCCAAAACTCCAACCGATCAACGCTACATCTCCTGTAATGGTGTTGGGAATACCTTATGATGGCAGAACGAGGACTGCACCTATTAGTCCCGTCACAGCTTTAATTCTCGCGGCGGCTGGACAGCCTGTGGTAATGCACGGTGGCGATCGCTTTCCTACCAAATATGGTTTACCTTTAATAGAAGTGTGGCAAGGTTTAGGTGTTGATTGGACTGCTTTATCTTTGCCTCAAACCCAGGCAGTCTTTGAACAAACCAAAATTGGCTTTATCTACACCCGTCATCATTTTCCCTTAACTAAAAGCATTTGGGAATACCGCGACCAACTCGGTAAACGTCCACCCTTTGCCACAATGGAATTAATTTGGTGTCCTTATGCTGGGGATGCTCATTTAATTGCTGGGTTTGTCCACCCACCGACAGAAGGAATGTTTCAAGCAGCTTTAGAGCTAAGGAAAGAGAAAAACTATACCTTAATTAAAGGGTTAGAAGGTAGTTGTGATTTACCGCGCGATCGCACTGCAATTATCGCTTTATCAGCATCCCCAGATTTAGAAAGATTATTTCTTTCACCTCACGATTACGGGTTTACCACCAAAAATGTCCCTTTAGGAACTACTGAAGAACTAATTACGCAAATTCAAGATGTTCTACTCGGAAAACCAGGGGAATTAACGCAAACAGCCTTATGGAATGGGGGATTTTATCTCTGGCGGAGTGGTATTTGTTCAGATATGCGATCAGGTATAGCCAAAACAGAAGAACTATTAACTAACGGTACAGTCGCCGCCAAACTTCAAGAACTCAGCCAAATCGTTAAGTCAGCCTCAGAGAATACCTTGCAACATATTTAG
- a CDS encoding transposase-like zinc-binding domain-containing protein: MECPRCNSSHIRKNGRQRGKQNYICADCGRQFIEYHNQKGYGDEIKRECLEMYVNGSGFRAIERVKKSTSYNSNLLGETNGWSVTRTSRNS; encoded by the coding sequence ATGGAATGTCCGCGTTGTAATTCCTCTCATATCCGTAAGAACGGTAGACAAAGAGGTAAACAAAACTACATTTGTGCAGATTGTGGTCGTCAATTTATTGAATATCACAATCAAAAGGGTTATGGTGACGAAATTAAACGAGAATGCTTAGAAATGTATGTTAATGGTTCTGGTTTCCGTGCCATAGAAAGAGTAAAAAAAAGTACATCATACAACAGTAATTTATTGGGTGAAACAAATGGGTGGTCAGTTACCAGAACATCCCGAAACAGCTGA